A portion of the Corynebacterium ammoniagenes DSM 20306 genome contains these proteins:
- a CDS encoding nucleosidase: MSEHPVDQYNVGQLVSGESLAGRTLFVAAVHGEAERLPQNVPLLITGIGTVPAAISVSTVLARAQAQGAMPARVVNVGTAGALRGGLAGVYEVDRVTKHDFHLDDHSGIAEYLLPDVIELPTSGRLPTAGLATGDQFVGDVETRDRLAKTSSLCDMEGYAVAAAAGLFGVPVTLLKQISDSADELAEESWAQAVPQGARQLFTALGELGLLEE; encoded by the coding sequence ATGAGTGAACATCCAGTAGATCAATATAATGTCGGCCAGCTAGTCTCCGGAGAGAGCTTGGCTGGCCGCACACTTTTTGTCGCAGCGGTCCACGGCGAGGCAGAACGCCTGCCGCAAAATGTGCCGCTGCTGATTACCGGCATCGGCACGGTGCCCGCGGCGATTTCCGTGAGCACCGTGCTGGCACGCGCGCAGGCGCAGGGGGCAATGCCCGCGCGCGTGGTCAACGTCGGCACCGCCGGCGCACTGCGCGGGGGCTTAGCCGGAGTTTATGAAGTCGACCGGGTAACCAAGCACGATTTCCACTTAGATGATCACTCCGGCATTGCAGAATATTTGCTGCCGGATGTTATCGAATTGCCGACCTCGGGTCGTCTACCCACCGCTGGCTTAGCAACCGGCGATCAATTCGTCGGTGATGTTGAAACCCGCGACCGTTTAGCCAAAACCTCAAGCCTGTGCGATATGGAAGGCTACGCCGTTGCCGCAGCCGCCGGCCTGTTCGGCGTTCCAGTGACATTATTGAAGCAGATTTCGGATTCTGCGGATGAACTAGCGGAAGAAAGCTGGGCCCAA